The uncultured Roseibium sp. genome contains a region encoding:
- the dnaE gene encoding DNA polymerase III subunit alpha, protein MTSPDFPKQTSSEEDGGVGYVHLRVHSALSLLEGALPIKKLLDLAKADEQPALAITDTGNLFGAQEFSAKAWGAGIQPIIGCQLSIDFKDGADGGRRGEPPLSNVILLAMDETGYGNLMELSSRAFLDTETGLIPHVTGEYLEEKSGGLILLTGGSLGPIGKMLTSGQKDLARARLVRLSEAFKGRCYVELQRHGTEEERRTESAFLDLAYELGLPLVATNEAFFPKREDYEAHDALICIAEGRVIIEEDRRRLTPEHYFKSRAEMTELFSDLPEALASTVEIAQRCSYRPVRRDPILPRFAGADADPEEAEQAEAEELKRQAREGLIARLEAHGLAPELEEKDYWDRLDYELGIIERMKFPGYFLIVADFIKWAKAQDIPVGPGRGSGAGSLVAWSLTITDLDPMRFSLLFERFLNPERVSMPDFDIDFCQSRREEVIRYVQEKYGRKQVAQIITFGSLQARAVLRDVGRVLQMPYGQVDRLCKLVPANPANPVTLAQAIDDEPRLREAAKEEEIVDKLLIMAQKLEGLYRHASTHAAGVVIGDRPLEQLVPLYRDPRSDMPVAQFNMKMVEDAGLVKFDFLGLKTLTVIDTAVKLIERRGVNVDVAALPIDDEKTYQLLAKGETFGVFQLESQGMRRAIAGMKPDRFEDIIALVALYRPGPMENIPVYNAVKHGEQEPDCLHPLLEPILMETNGIIVYQEQVMQIAQVLSGYSLGEADLLRRAMGKKIAAEMEVQRARFVDGAVERGIKKGQAGTIFDLVAKFANYGFNKSHAAAYALVSYHTAWLKANYPVEFMAASMTLDLGNTDKLGDFRQEARRMGIEIVPPTINRSMVHFDVDDGKIVYAMGAIKGVGEHAVEHIVDVRGDTPFASLGDFARRISPKYLNKRTLENLVAAGAFDELEPNRARVLEGLDRIMGLAQRTEENKSLGQDELFGSSDGEEPLQLPDAAPWTGEEKLQREHTAIGFYLSAHPLDDFGPLMEKMRVQPWAKFAEAVKKGASAGRLAGTVLSKQERKTRTGSRMGIVRLSDATGQYEGLLFKEKLEQFRDQLEPGRSVILLVGADMRDDEPSIRIEQVDPIEKVVTRLQKSMRVFLRDERPVESLRRHLQVRGEGEVTVVVLLDNGTREVEVKLPGKFRLSPEIAGALKAVPGVTDVQMA, encoded by the coding sequence ATGACGAGCCCTGATTTCCCCAAGCAGACTTCCTCTGAAGAGGATGGTGGCGTGGGGTATGTGCATCTGCGGGTTCATTCGGCCCTGTCCCTTCTGGAAGGCGCGTTGCCGATCAAGAAGCTGCTCGATCTGGCAAAAGCGGATGAGCAGCCGGCGCTTGCCATTACCGATACGGGCAATCTCTTCGGAGCCCAGGAGTTCTCCGCCAAGGCTTGGGGTGCGGGGATCCAGCCGATCATCGGGTGCCAGCTTTCCATCGATTTCAAGGATGGCGCCGACGGCGGACGGCGTGGCGAACCGCCGCTTTCCAATGTCATTCTGCTGGCCATGGACGAGACCGGCTACGGCAACCTGATGGAGCTGAGTTCGCGCGCGTTCCTCGATACCGAGACCGGTCTTATTCCTCATGTGACCGGTGAGTACCTAGAGGAAAAGTCCGGCGGATTGATTCTGCTGACAGGCGGGAGCCTGGGGCCAATCGGCAAGATGCTGACCTCCGGCCAGAAGGATCTGGCTCGGGCGCGGCTCGTCCGTCTATCGGAGGCGTTCAAGGGCCGGTGCTACGTGGAACTGCAGCGCCACGGCACAGAGGAGGAGCGACGGACCGAGTCGGCCTTTCTCGATCTGGCCTATGAACTGGGTCTGCCGTTGGTGGCAACCAACGAGGCCTTCTTTCCGAAGCGGGAAGACTATGAGGCCCATGACGCCCTGATCTGCATCGCGGAAGGCCGGGTGATCATCGAGGAAGACCGGCGCCGCCTGACGCCGGAACACTATTTCAAGTCACGGGCGGAAATGACCGAGCTCTTCTCCGACCTGCCCGAGGCGCTTGCGTCCACGGTGGAAATTGCTCAGCGCTGCAGCTACCGTCCGGTCCGCCGCGACCCGATCCTTCCGCGGTTTGCCGGCGCGGACGCCGATCCGGAGGAAGCGGAACAGGCAGAGGCGGAAGAACTCAAGCGTCAGGCGCGGGAAGGTCTGATCGCGCGCCTGGAGGCCCATGGGCTGGCTCCGGAGCTGGAAGAAAAGGACTACTGGGACCGTCTGGACTATGAGCTCGGCATTATCGAGCGAATGAAGTTCCCGGGGTACTTTCTGATCGTTGCCGACTTCATAAAATGGGCCAAGGCCCAAGACATTCCCGTCGGCCCGGGCCGTGGTTCAGGTGCCGGTTCGCTCGTCGCCTGGTCGCTGACCATCACCGACCTGGACCCGATGCGGTTTTCGCTGCTGTTCGAGCGCTTCCTCAATCCGGAACGCGTTTCCATGCCGGATTTCGATATCGATTTCTGCCAGAGCCGGCGTGAAGAGGTGATCCGCTACGTTCAGGAGAAATACGGCCGCAAACAGGTGGCTCAGATCATCACCTTCGGTTCGTTGCAGGCACGGGCCGTTCTGCGCGACGTCGGCCGTGTTCTGCAGATGCCCTACGGCCAGGTGGACCGGTTGTGCAAGCTGGTTCCGGCCAATCCGGCCAACCCGGTCACGCTGGCTCAGGCGATCGATGACGAACCGCGCCTGCGGGAAGCCGCGAAAGAAGAAGAGATCGTCGACAAGCTTCTGATCATGGCACAGAAGCTGGAAGGGCTCTATCGGCACGCATCGACACACGCCGCCGGCGTGGTGATCGGCGACCGGCCTCTGGAGCAGCTCGTGCCGCTCTATCGAGACCCGCGCTCAGACATGCCCGTCGCCCAGTTCAACATGAAGATGGTCGAGGATGCCGGGCTGGTGAAGTTCGACTTTCTCGGGCTGAAGACGCTGACGGTGATCGATACGGCGGTGAAGCTGATCGAGCGACGCGGTGTCAACGTGGATGTCGCTGCGCTCCCGATCGACGATGAGAAGACGTACCAGCTTCTCGCCAAAGGCGAGACTTTCGGCGTGTTCCAGCTTGAAAGTCAGGGCATGCGTCGGGCCATCGCCGGCATGAAACCGGACCGGTTCGAGGACATCATTGCGCTTGTGGCGCTGTACCGTCCGGGGCCAATGGAGAACATTCCGGTCTACAACGCGGTGAAGCACGGCGAGCAGGAGCCGGACTGCCTGCATCCGCTTCTGGAACCGATCCTGATGGAGACGAACGGCATTATCGTCTACCAGGAGCAGGTGATGCAGATCGCCCAGGTGCTGTCCGGCTATTCACTCGGCGAAGCGGACCTTCTGCGTCGCGCCATGGGCAAGAAGATTGCCGCGGAAATGGAAGTCCAGCGGGCGCGCTTCGTCGACGGTGCCGTGGAGCGGGGGATCAAGAAGGGCCAGGCCGGGACGATCTTCGACCTTGTGGCGAAATTCGCCAACTACGGTTTCAACAAGTCCCACGCGGCCGCTTATGCGCTCGTCTCCTATCATACCGCCTGGTTGAAAGCGAACTACCCGGTCGAGTTCATGGCGGCTTCCATGACGCTCGATCTGGGAAACACGGACAAGCTCGGCGACTTCCGCCAGGAAGCCCGGCGTATGGGGATCGAGATTGTTCCGCCGACGATCAACCGATCCATGGTTCATTTCGACGTCGACGACGGCAAGATCGTCTATGCCATGGGCGCCATCAAGGGGGTGGGCGAACATGCGGTCGAACATATCGTCGACGTTCGCGGCGACACCCCGTTTGCGAGCCTGGGCGATTTCGCCCGGAGGATCTCGCCGAAATACCTCAACAAGCGGACGCTTGAAAACCTGGTTGCCGCGGGGGCGTTCGACGAGTTGGAGCCCAACCGGGCACGGGTTCTTGAGGGGCTCGACCGGATCATGGGCCTGGCGCAGCGCACCGAGGAGAACAAGAGCCTCGGCCAGGATGAACTGTTCGGCAGCAGCGATGGCGAGGAGCCGTTGCAGCTCCCCGATGCGGCGCCGTGGACCGGCGAGGAAAAACTCCAGCGCGAACATACCGCCATCGGATTTTACCTGTCGGCCCATCCGCTCGACGACTTCGGCCCGCTCATGGAAAAGATGCGCGTCCAGCCCTGGGCGAAATTCGCCGAAGCCGTGAAGAAGGGGGCTTCCGCGGGGCGGTTGGCCGGAACCGTATTGTCCAAGCAGGAACGCAAGACCCGAACCGGCAGCCGGATGGGGATCGTGCGGCTGTCGGACGCCACGGGTCAGTATGAAGGCCTGCTGTTCAAGGAGAAGCTGGAACAGTTCCGCGATCAGCTTGAACCGGGCCGGTCCGTGATTCTTCTGGTCGGCGCCGACATGCGCGACGATGAGCCGTCCATCCGGATCGAGCAGGTCGACCCGATCGAGAAGGTGGTCACGCGCCTGCAGAAAAGCATGCGCGTATTTTTGCGGGACGAACGGCCGGTGGAAAGCCTTCGCAGACATCTGCAGGTGCGCGGCGAGGGGGAGGTCACCGTCGTTGTGCTTCTCGACAACGGCACCCGCGAAGTCGAGGTGAAACTGCCGGGTAAATTCCGCCTGTCGCCGGAAATCGCCGGGGCGCTCAAGGCGGTTCCCGGCGTCACCGACGTTCAGATGGCGTGA
- a CDS encoding VOC family protein, protein MTTKGINHLGLTVRDLDQTTAFFTDLLGWTLLGRDDSYPRTTVTDGHSRFTLWQADRSQPMTSFDRKTNIGLHHVALEVATKEDLVAMADKVRSWPGIVMEFEPEPLGGGPRMHMIFAEPGGIRVEVIWPAGQ, encoded by the coding sequence TTGACCACAAAGGGCATAAACCATCTCGGCCTGACCGTCCGGGATCTGGATCAGACGACGGCTTTCTTCACCGATCTGCTCGGATGGACACTGCTCGGCCGGGACGACAGCTATCCGCGCACGACCGTAACCGACGGACATAGCCGATTTACCCTATGGCAAGCCGATCGATCGCAACCCATGACCAGCTTCGATCGCAAGACCAACATCGGCCTTCATCACGTCGCCTTGGAGGTCGCCACGAAAGAAGACCTGGTGGCGATGGCAGACAAGGTGCGCAGCTGGCCCGGAATTGTCATGGAATTCGAACCAGAACCCCTGGGCGGTGGACCACGCATGCACATGATATTCGCCGAACCCGGCGGAATCCGGGTGGAAGTCATCTGGCCGGCAGGTCAATAA